A segment of the Romboutsia sp. 13368 genome:
CATAGTTATTGTACTCACAACAGAAAATACAATTAGTATAAATATTAATACTGATCCTTTATTGTTGTAATACATAACTTTCAAGTTTCCTTATTATTTCATTTTTCTTTATCTCTATTGTAACCTTATAGCATTTATAATAATTTTTATCTTTTTCTATTATTCTTTCAACCTTGTATCCATTTATAGTTTCAGTATCAATATAATCTGTTATTATACCTTTCTTTCGAATATCATCCTTAGTATAATGCAAAATAGATTTAGCTAAATTGTCCATTTCAGTTTTTGATATATTATTACTTAAAATATAATAATTATTATATAAAGATACTGAAACTATATAAACTATAATACATAATATAGATAAACTAATCACACACTCTATAGATGTAAATCCAGAATTTCTATTTTTCAAATTTCCTCCTAATAAAAACTTTACTAATTAATTTCTTTATAAAGTTTTTTTATGTGTTTAAAATCATCACTACAAGTATTTACTCCTGTCCATATATAAAATGCCTCTAAAGCTTGATTTATAAGCATATCTATCCCATATACAACATCTAGGTTATTTGTTTTTGCCCATTTCAAAAAAACTGTTTCATTAGGCTTGTACACTATATCACAAACTAACATTTTTTTATTTACTACTATTTCTGTATTTATTGGACATAAATCATTTTCCATACCTAGTGGAGTAGTATTTATTAAAATATCTATATCTTCTAAACAACTTTTTTCTATAGTATTTCTAGAACAACTCACTATTGTTTTAAAATTATTTTTTATAGACTCTACAATTTCATTTGCTTTTTCTAAACTTCTATTTCTAATTTCTATAGATTCAGCACCTATAGATGCTAATTCAATAGCTATACTTCTACATGCTCCTCCTGCACCTATTATCATTATCTTCTTATCTTTGATTTTATAACCTTTATCTAAAATAGATTTTACAAAACCACGTCCATCAGTATTATATCCTTTTAATACTCCTCCTTCATTTTTTATAGTATTTACTGCTCCTATTAACTTAGTATTTTCATCTATACTATCTAAATACTTAGTTATATTCACCTTATGAGGTATAGTTACATTACATCCCTTTATACCTAAAGCTTTTATTCCTAGTACACTCTCACTCAAATCTTCTTCCTTTACATCAAAGCATACATAAATGCTATTTTTTAAATACTTTTCAAATAAATAATTATGTATAGTTGGTGAAAAACTATGTTTTATAGGATGACCTAAAAGACATATCATCGTTGTACTTGAATTTATTTTCATTTTATTCTCCYTTGTTTTATTTCCATTTATTTAAATATATATACTATATTATATTAAAAGTTACACATATTTAAATACTTTTGATAAACAAATTCATCATTATCATCCTTTATTCTATTTTTATAATGCTTTATATCGCTATMTAAGTTAAATTCTACACAAATTTCTATATTTTTATCTGAATCAGTTTTTATATCTATTTTTCCATTATATAAAATTATTATATTTTTTGCTAAAGAAACTGCAATATCTAAAATCCTTCTATCTTTGTCATTTATATATTTATTATAGTCATATCCTTTACTATTTTTTATACATATAATATTTTTATTATATTTATTAGTAAGTAATATTTCTACTATGCTATTTTCATCTGAGTATCTAAGTACCATAGTTAATAAAGTTAATATAATTTTTTCTATATCTTTAGGGTCTACTAATCCTATACTTTCTTCTTCATCTGTGTCAAAGAGAA
Coding sequences within it:
- the aroE gene encoding shikimate dehydrogenase — translated: MKINSSTTMICLLGHPIKHSFSPTIHNYLFEKYLKNSIYVCFDVKEEDLSESVLGIKALGIKGCNVTIPHKVNITKYLDSIDENTKLIGAVNTIKNEGGVLKGYNTDGRGFVKSILDKGYKIKDKKIMIIGAGGACRSIAIELASIGAESIEIRNRSLEKANEIVESIKNNFKTIVSCSRNTIEKSCLEDIDILINTTPLGMENDLCPINTEIVVNKKMLVCDIVYKPNETVFLKWAKTNNLDVVYGIDMLINQALEAFYIWTGVNTCSDDFKHIKKLYKEIN